The following are encoded together in the Zingiber officinale cultivar Zhangliang chromosome 8A, Zo_v1.1, whole genome shotgun sequence genome:
- the LOC122012668 gene encoding probable carboxylesterase 12, with the protein MASSLSGRVEDDEIVYQVSPLLTIYKSGRVDRPLDAVIVPADAADLADSADTAGVSFKDLVISSDTGHVSARLYLPKRVATQARKVPLLFYFHGGGFCIGNPFMRCFHDYVVSLVEQANVVAVSVDYRLAPEHPIPAAYEDAWTALRWATAGATADLWLADHADFDRVFLAGESAGANIAHHTAMRAAKEALHPGSVGLRGIVLVHPYLLGSNPLPSEEINPGMTAGLKRMWEIAYPAGAGDVDHPWINPLAEGAPSLTGLGSRRVLVCLAEEDVMRDRGREYFQRLRESGWEGESELYESPAKGHAFHLLEADSQQRLALDQAICNFLII; encoded by the coding sequence ATGGCATCGTCCCTGTCTGGCCGTGTCGAAGACGATGAGATCGTCTACCAAGTCTCGCCGTTACTCACCATCTACAAGAGCGGCCGCGTCGACCGCCCCCTCGATGCCGTCATCGTCCCGGCGGATGCCGCCGACCTCGCCGACTCGGCTGACACAGCCGGCGTCTCCTTCAAGGACCTCGTGATCTCGTCCGACACTGGCCACGTTTCGGCGCGCCTCTACCTCCCCAAACGCGTCGCCACGCAAGCCAGAAAAGTTCCCCTCCTCTTCTACTTCCACGGCGGTGGCTTCTGCATTGGCAACCCTTTCATGCGCTGCTTCCACGACTACGTCGTCTCCCTCGTCGAGCAGGCCAACGTCGTCGCCGTCTCCGTCGACTACCGCCTCGCGCCGGAGCACCCGATCCCAGCTGCTTACGAAGACGCGTGGACCGCCCTCCGGTGGGCGACCGCAGGCGCGACAGCGGACCTTTGGCTGGCCGACCACGCCGACTTCGACCGCGTCTTCCTCGCCGGCGAGAGCGCGGGGGCGAACATCGCCcaccacacggccatgcgagCGGCGAAGGAGGCGCTGCACCCCGGCAGCGTGGGACTCCGGGGGATCGTGCTCGTCCACCCGTACTTGCTGGGCTCGAATCCTCTGCCTTCGGAGGAAATAAACCCGGGGATGACCGCCGGGCTAAAGAGAATGTGGGAGATCGCGTACCCAGCCGGGGCGGGCGACGTGGACCACCCGTGGATAAATCCGTTGGCGGAGGGGGCGCCGAGCTTGACCGGGCTGGGGAGCCGGCGTGTGCTGGTGTGCTTGGCGGAAGAAGACGTGATGAGGGACAGGGGGAGGGAGTACTTCCAGCGGCTGAGGGAGAGCGGGTGGGAGGGAGAGTCCGAACTGTACGAGTCACCGGCGAAAGGCCATGCGTTTCACTTGTTGGAAGCCGACAGTCAGCAGCGTTTGGCTCTGGATCAAGCGATCTGCAACTTCCTCATTATATAG
- the LOC122012669 gene encoding trihelix transcription factor ASIL1-like, whose translation MAAVGGSLERWAGPPPLPPSRKSASGQPWSDIETAHLIDAYEERWYALKRGQLRAQQWEEVAAAVAARCGLEEPSKTGTQCRHKVEKLRKRYRAEQQRPVASAWPLFSRMERMERGPLPISVRPPATARSLDVPSTDEDDDEEEEEEEDDERIGSHVRSINGILREPHWGPSRFSKNHVPSKRSHFEVEEEEAEESDEDESEDEAVGSGAKIMSQLAAVVRRFSDGLMKIEKRRMKLMRELERDWMEMERKKADMIRESQQCLLDMIADAFPSTKKAKKSEDL comes from the coding sequence ATGGCCGCTGTCGGTGGATCGCTGGAGCGCTGGGCCGGCCCCCCGCCTCTGCCTCCGTCACGGAAGTCTGCCTCTGGCCAGCCCTGGTCCGACATCGAGACCGCCCACCTGATCGACGCCTACGAGGAGCGGTGGTACGCCCTGAAGCGCGGGCAGCTCAGGGCCCAGCAGTGGGAGGAAgtcgccgccgccgtcgccgccAGATGCGGCCTGGAGGAGCCCTCGAAGACCGGCACCCAGTGCCGCCACAAGGTCGAAAAGCTTCGCAAGCGGTACCGCGCGGAGCAACAACGTCCCGTCGCCTCCGCCTGGCCCTTATTCAGTCGCATGGAGCGAATGGAGCGCGGCCCCCTCCCCATTTCTGTACGCCCGCCGGCGACGGCACGTTCTCTCGATGTACCCTCCACCGACGAGGACGATgacgaggaggaagaggaggaggaggacgacgaGAGAATTGGAAGCCACGTTCGAAGTATTAATGGGATCCTTCGGGAGCCCCACTGGGGCCCTTCTAGGTTTTCCAAGAATCATGTTCCTTCGAAAAGGAGCCATTTTGAGGTTGAAGAAGAGGAGGCTGAGGAATCCGATGAGGATGAATCAGAAGATGAGGCTGTGGGCAGTGGTGCAAAGATCATGTCACAGTTGGCTGCTGTTGTGAGAAGGTTCAGTGATGGCTTGATGAAGATTGAGAAGCGAAGAATGAAATTGATGCGGGAGCTAGAAAGAGATTGGATGGAGATGGAAAGAAAAAAGGCTGATATGATAAGGGAATCACAGCAGTGCCTCTTAGACATGATTGCTGATGCTTTCCCTTCCACCAAGAAAGCCAAGAAGTCAGAGGATTTGTAG
- the LOC122012671 gene encoding gamma-tubulin complex component 2-like isoform X1, whose translation MDSFSRGSDNVIGSYPVSVQELLVIDDLLSALVGIDGRYISIKRVRGRADHVICQIDPSMDLALQELTQRIFPLCQNYVLINYFVESKSHFKSGLVNHAFAAALRALLLDYQAMVAQLEHQFRLGRLSVQALWFFCQPMMGSFNALSIVVEKASSNNFCGATTLNLLQSQAKAMAGDNAVRSLLEKMTQRASSAYLAILERWVYEGVIDDPYGEFFIAENKLLQKESLTQDYDAKYWVQRYSLKDGIPSFLVSVAGIILTTGKYLNVMRECGHNVQVPLSDNSKLMSFESNHHYLECIKTAYDFASSELLNLITHKYDLVGKLRALKRYLLLDQGDYLVHFMDISRDELAKRPDEISVEKLQSLLDLALRSTAAASDPCHEELTCCMERVPLLKRLTTLTDLDSTESVEDNKPSLDPDIQSELLNITGVETFCLGYKVPWPLSLIIPRKALTKYQLIFRLLFHCKHVNRQLCMAWQVHQGFRAINILGKPILRSSILCRSMLKFINSLLHYLTFEVLEPNWHSMHDRLQTAKSVDEVIQFHDYFLKKCLKECLLLLPKVFKKIEKLKLICLQYAAAIQLLVPSIYSIDATADVATTSIGPGRSKHRRLRYQNQQLKSAAENKLICDSIMRFEKEFNEELQSLAPILSSSSQAEPYLTHLAQCILGLGSDI comes from the exons ATGGATTCATTCAG TCGTGGTTCGGATAATGTTATTGGATCCTACCCAGTCTCAGTTCAG GAGCTTTTGGTAATTGACGACCTGCTGTCAGCTCTGGTTGGTATTGATGGGCGCTACATTTCAATTAAAAGAGTGAGAGGAAGGGCAGACCATGTCATCTGCCAAATTGACCCTTCCATGGACCTTGCCCTGCAG GAATTGACACAGAGGATTTTCCCTCTGTGTCAGAATTATGTGCTGATCAATTACTTTGTTGAGTCCAAATCTCATTTCAAATCTGGATTGGTTAACCATGCATTTGCTGCTGCATTAAGAGCCCTCCTTCtg GATTACCAAGCAATGGTTGCACAGCTTGAACATCAATTTCGCCTTGGTAGACTCTCTGTTCAAGCATTATGGTTCTTTTGTCAG CCAATGATGGGATCATTTAATGCCTTGTCAATTGTGGTTGAGAAGGCTTCATCCAACAATTTTTGTGGTGCTACAACTCTTAACCTCTTGCAAAGCCAG GCCAAAGCCATGGCAGGTGATAATGCAGTTCGGTCATTGCTTGAGAAGATGACCCAAAGGGCAAGCTCGGCATATCTAGCAATATTAGAAAG GTGGGTATATGAGGGTGTTATTGATGACCCTTATGGTGAATTCTTTATTGCTGAAAACAAATTGCTGCAGAAG GAGAGTCTCACTCAGGACTATGATGCTAAGTATTGGGTGCAGCGTTATAGCCTTAAAGATGGCATTCCTAGTTTCCTTGTCAGTGTTGCTGGGATAATCTTGACAACAGGAAAATATTTGAATGTTATGAGGGAGTGTGGACATAATGTTCAG GTGCCATTATCAGACAATTCAAAGTTAATGAGCTTTGAGTCAAACCATCATTATCTTGAATGCATAAAAACTGCTTATGACTTTGCCAGTAGTGAGCTCTTGAATCTCATCACACATAAG TATGACCTTGTGGGAAAACTGCGGGCTTTGAAGCGTTACCTTCTTCTTGATCAG GGTGATTATTTGGTTCATTTTATGGATATTTCTCGTGATGAGCTTGCTAAAAGACCCGATGAAATTTCTGTCGAGAAGTTACAG TCACTTCTCGATCTTGCTTTGCGATCAACTGCTGCTGCTTCAGATCCTTGTCATGAAGAGTTAACATGTTGCATG GAAAGAGTTCCattgctcaaaagactaactacACTTACAGATTTGGATTCCACTGAATCTGTGGAGGATAATAAACCTTCTTTGGATCCTGATATACAATCTGAGCTGTTAAATATTACTGGTGTGGAGACGTTCTGCCTTGGATACAAG GTTCCATGGCCCTTATCATTGATTATTCCCAGAAAAGCTTTAACAAAATACCAGTTGATATTCCGTCTCCTATTCCACTGCAAACATGTAAATCGCCAGCTTTGCATGGCATGGCAAGTACATCAG GGATTTCGTGCCATTAACATTCTTGGAAAGCCCATTCTCAGATCTTCGATTCTTTGCCGAAGCATGCTTAAATTCATCAATAGCCTTTTGCATTATCTAACTTTTGAG GTCCTCGAGCCAAACTGGCATTCTATGCATGATCGGCTGCAAACTGCAAAGAGTGTAGACGAG GTAATTCAGTTCCATGACTATTTTCTCAAGAAGTGTCTGAAAGAATGTTTGCTGCTTCTACCTAAGGTTTTTAAG AAAATTGAGAAGTTAAAATTAATATGCCTTCAGTATGCCGCTGCTATCCAGCTTCTAGTACCATCAATCTACTCTATAGACGCCACTGCAGATGTTGCAACAACTTCAATTGGACCAGGAAGATCTAAACACCGAAGATTGAGATATCAGAATCAGCAATTAAAATCTGCAGCTGAAAATAAATTGATATGTGATTCAATCAT GAGATTTGAAAAGGAGTTCAACGAAGAGCTGCAGAGTCTAGCCCCCATTCTCAGCAGCAGCTCTCAAGCAGAACCATATCTGACCCATCTTGCCCAGTGCATTCTTGGCTTAGGGAGCGATATATAG
- the LOC122012671 gene encoding gamma-tubulin complex component 2-like isoform X2 produces the protein MCSTLQPMMGSFNALSIVVEKASSNNFCGATTLNLLQSQAKAMAGDNAVRSLLEKMTQRASSAYLAILERWVYEGVIDDPYGEFFIAENKLLQKESLTQDYDAKYWVQRYSLKDGIPSFLVSVAGIILTTGKYLNVMRECGHNVQVPLSDNSKLMSFESNHHYLECIKTAYDFASSELLNLITHKYDLVGKLRALKRYLLLDQGDYLVHFMDISRDELAKRPDEISVEKLQSLLDLALRSTAAASDPCHEELTCCMERVPLLKRLTTLTDLDSTESVEDNKPSLDPDIQSELLNITGVETFCLGYKVPWPLSLIIPRKALTKYQLIFRLLFHCKHVNRQLCMAWQVHQGFRAINILGKPILRSSILCRSMLKFINSLLHYLTFEVLEPNWHSMHDRLQTAKSVDEVIQFHDYFLKKCLKECLLLLPKVFKKIEKLKLICLQYAAAIQLLVPSIYSIDATADVATTSIGPGRSKHRRLRYQNQQLKSAAENKLICDSIMRFEKEFNEELQSLAPILSSSSQAEPYLTHLAQCILGLGSDI, from the exons ATGTGCTCGACTCTCCAGCCAATGATGGGATCATTTAATGCCTTGTCAATTGTGGTTGAGAAGGCTTCATCCAACAATTTTTGTGGTGCTACAACTCTTAACCTCTTGCAAAGCCAG GCCAAAGCCATGGCAGGTGATAATGCAGTTCGGTCATTGCTTGAGAAGATGACCCAAAGGGCAAGCTCGGCATATCTAGCAATATTAGAAAG GTGGGTATATGAGGGTGTTATTGATGACCCTTATGGTGAATTCTTTATTGCTGAAAACAAATTGCTGCAGAAG GAGAGTCTCACTCAGGACTATGATGCTAAGTATTGGGTGCAGCGTTATAGCCTTAAAGATGGCATTCCTAGTTTCCTTGTCAGTGTTGCTGGGATAATCTTGACAACAGGAAAATATTTGAATGTTATGAGGGAGTGTGGACATAATGTTCAG GTGCCATTATCAGACAATTCAAAGTTAATGAGCTTTGAGTCAAACCATCATTATCTTGAATGCATAAAAACTGCTTATGACTTTGCCAGTAGTGAGCTCTTGAATCTCATCACACATAAG TATGACCTTGTGGGAAAACTGCGGGCTTTGAAGCGTTACCTTCTTCTTGATCAG GGTGATTATTTGGTTCATTTTATGGATATTTCTCGTGATGAGCTTGCTAAAAGACCCGATGAAATTTCTGTCGAGAAGTTACAG TCACTTCTCGATCTTGCTTTGCGATCAACTGCTGCTGCTTCAGATCCTTGTCATGAAGAGTTAACATGTTGCATG GAAAGAGTTCCattgctcaaaagactaactacACTTACAGATTTGGATTCCACTGAATCTGTGGAGGATAATAAACCTTCTTTGGATCCTGATATACAATCTGAGCTGTTAAATATTACTGGTGTGGAGACGTTCTGCCTTGGATACAAG GTTCCATGGCCCTTATCATTGATTATTCCCAGAAAAGCTTTAACAAAATACCAGTTGATATTCCGTCTCCTATTCCACTGCAAACATGTAAATCGCCAGCTTTGCATGGCATGGCAAGTACATCAG GGATTTCGTGCCATTAACATTCTTGGAAAGCCCATTCTCAGATCTTCGATTCTTTGCCGAAGCATGCTTAAATTCATCAATAGCCTTTTGCATTATCTAACTTTTGAG GTCCTCGAGCCAAACTGGCATTCTATGCATGATCGGCTGCAAACTGCAAAGAGTGTAGACGAG GTAATTCAGTTCCATGACTATTTTCTCAAGAAGTGTCTGAAAGAATGTTTGCTGCTTCTACCTAAGGTTTTTAAG AAAATTGAGAAGTTAAAATTAATATGCCTTCAGTATGCCGCTGCTATCCAGCTTCTAGTACCATCAATCTACTCTATAGACGCCACTGCAGATGTTGCAACAACTTCAATTGGACCAGGAAGATCTAAACACCGAAGATTGAGATATCAGAATCAGCAATTAAAATCTGCAGCTGAAAATAAATTGATATGTGATTCAATCAT GAGATTTGAAAAGGAGTTCAACGAAGAGCTGCAGAGTCTAGCCCCCATTCTCAGCAGCAGCTCTCAAGCAGAACCATATCTGACCCATCTTGCCCAGTGCATTCTTGGCTTAGGGAGCGATATATAG